The Bubalus bubalis isolate 160015118507 breed Murrah chromosome 16, NDDB_SH_1, whole genome shotgun sequence genome window below encodes:
- the LOC112579352 gene encoding olfactory receptor 52A5-like, protein MLGPNGSVFMPSVLTLIGIPGLESVQCWIGIPFCVMYLMAVIGNTLILVIIKYENSLHSPMYIFLAMLGATDIALSTCILPKMLGIFWFHLIEISFEACLLQMWLLHSFQGIESGVLLAMALDRYVAICNPLRHASIFSPKLLTHIGVGVTLRAAILGAPCLVLIKYRLKFYRTTVVSHSYCEHMAIVKLAIEDIRINKIYGLFVAFTILGFDIIFITLSYIQIFITVFQLPQKEARFKAFNTCIAHICVFLQFYLLGFFSFFTHRFGSHIPPYVHILLSNLYLLVPPFLNPIVYGVKTKQIRDHVLTIFICSKHLNH, encoded by the coding sequence ATGCTCGGACCCAATGGCTCAGTCTTCATGCCCTCTGTATTAACACTCATCGGGATTCCTGGCCTGGAGTCAGTGCAATGCTGGATCGGGATTCCATTCTGTGTCATGTACCTTATGGCAGTAATTGGGAATACTCTAATTTTGGTGATAATCAAATATGAAAACAGCCTCCATAGTCCTATGTACATTTTTCTCGCTATGTTGGGGGCCACAGACATTGCACTTAGCACTTGTATTCTCCCCAAAATGTTAGGCATCTTCTGGTTTCATTTGATAGAGATTTCTTTTGAAGCCTGTCTTCTACAAATGTGGCTTCTTCACTCATTTCAGGGAATTGAATCAGGTGTCCTGCTGGCGATGGCCCTAgatcgctatgtggccatctgtaatCCCTTGAGACATGCCAGCATCTTCTCCCCAAAACTCTTGACTCACATTGGGGTTGGGGTGACACTCAGGGCTGCCATACTTGGAGCGCCATGCCTGGTACTAATCAAATACCGTCTCAAATTCTACCGAACCACAGTCGTCTCCCACTCTTACTGTGAGCATATGGCCATTGTGAAGCTGGCTATTGAAGATATACGGATCAACAAGATCTATGGTCTATTTGTTGCCTTCACTATCTTAGGATTTGACATAATCTTTATCACCTTGTCCTACATTCAGATCTTTATCACTGTCTTTCAACTGCCCCAGAAGGAGGCAAGATTCAAAGCCTTTAATACATGTATCGCTCATATTTGTGTCTTCCTGCAGTTCTACCTCCTtggcttcttctctttcttcacacATAGATTTGGTTCTCACATACCACCATACGTTCATATCCTTTTATCTAACCTTTACCTGTTAGTTCCACCTTTTCTCAACCCAATCGTCTATGGAGTGAAGACCAAACAAATCCGTGACCATGTGCTAACAATATTTATATGCTCCAAACATCTTAATCATTAG
- the LOC112579478 gene encoding olfactory receptor 52A1-like yields MSISNVTIFMPSMLTLIGIPGLESVQCWIGIPFCAMYLIAMIGNFLLLIIIISEHSLHQPMYIFLGMLGVTDIALSTSIVPKMLGIFWFHVTGIYFDSCLLQMWLIHTFQCTESGILLAMALDRYVAICYPLRHAAIFSHQLVTQIAAMVTLRAAILVTACLILIKFRLQFYHTTVISHSYCEHMAVVKLAAENIRVNKICGLFVAFTVAGLDIVLITLSYIQIFITVFRLPQKEARLKAFNTCVAHICVFLQFYSLGFFSFFAHRFGSHIPPYIHILFSSTYLLVPPFLNPLVYGAKTKQIRVHMVKIFCSENLL; encoded by the coding sequence ATGTCCATTTCCAACGTTACAATCTTCATGCCTTCTATGTTGACCCTTATAGGGATCCCTGGCCTAGAATCTGTGCAGTGCTGGATTGGGATTCCATTTTGTGCCATGTATCTAATCGCTATGATTGGAAATTTCTTGCTTTTGATTATCATCATATCAGAACACAGCCTCCATCAGCCCATGTACATTTTCCTAGGCATGCTAGGAGTCACAGATATTGCTCTCAGCACAAGCATTGTGCCCAAGATGCTTGGAATCTTCTGGTTTCATGTAACAGGGATATATTTTGATTCTTGCTTGCTTCAAATGTGGCTCATCCACACATTTCAGTGCACAGAATCAGGCATCCTCCTAGCCATGGCCCTGGACCGCTATGTAGCCATCTGTTATCCACTCAGACATGCTGCCATCTTCTCTCACCAGTTAGTCACTCAAATAGCAGCTATGGTAACACTCAGGGCTGCCATTCTTGTAACAGCATGCCTAATACTGATAAAGTTTCGATTACAATTTTACCATACAACAGTCATCTCTCATTCCTACTGTGAACATATGGCTGTTGTGAAACTGGCTGCAGAAAATATCAGGGTCAACAAAATCTGTGGTTTGTTTGTGGCCTTCACTGTTGCTGGGCTTGACATTGTATTAATCACGTTGTCCTACATACAGATATTCATCACAGTTTTTCGTCTGCCTCAGAAGGAGGCTAGGTTGAAAGCATTCAACACTTGTGTCGCTCACATCTGTGTCTTCCTCCAGTTCTACTCCCTtggtttcttctccttctttgcaCATAGATTTGGTTCTCACATCCCTCCTTATATTCACATCCTCTTTTCTAGCACTTATCTGCTAGTCCCTCCATTTCTCAATCCACTTGTCTATGGTGCAAAGACCAAGCAGATCCGTGTCCATatggtaaaaatattttgttcagaAAATTTACTGTGA